The window GATTGAAACCACGCCGCTAGTAATTGGTCTTTAAAATTTAGAGAACCTAAGGTTTGTGGATTATTTAATTCGGTCAAAAAAATAGCAATTGTCCCAACAATTAAAAGTATTAAGGTTGTACTGGTAACCACTTTAAAATTCAAGGAAAAGTTAATGCGCTTAGGTTCTTTCCGAAAGCGATCGCGTACCCCTAAGTAGGTTTCAATAATCACCTGATAGCCAATCCCGCCAAAAATAATAAGTGACGTAATAACCAAGTTAACAGTTACCGAGGATTTATAGCCTATTAAATTATCACTAAATAGGCTAAAGCCAGCATTATTCCAGGCACTAACACTATGAAAAATGGACAACCAAAGTCCATAGTCTAACCCATACTTTGGCGCAAATACAGGTAAAAGCAGAAAAATACCCGTAATTTCAAAAATAATTATAGTGGCAATGATAGAGCGGATGAGTTGAGCGCTATCTTGGAGACCCGGTCGAGACAGTTCTTCTTGAATTGCCCTTTTATGCCTCAATTCAAACCGATAACCCACCAGGAGGATGAGAAAGGTGGTTGTGGTCATGTAGCCCAACCCTCCCATTTGGATCAGTATGAGGATAAATAGCTGACCCCAGAAAGAAAAATACGTGCCGGTATCAACAACAATATGACCCGTGACACAGACCGCAGAGGTCGTTGTGAACAGCGCAACCAGTGGATCGTTCCATGTCCCAGCGCTGGTAGAAATCGGTAGCATCAGTAAAAATGTGCCTACGGTAATCACTGCAAGAAATCCGAGGCAAATGGTGCGCGAAATGGTCATGGAGAGTTTGACTTAAAAATCCTTTTTGCAGCTTACTCCTAAACCAAGGACTTTAGAATAGCAGGACAAGAGGAAATAAATGAAATGAAATCTGCCCTGTACTTTTGATGGAGCAGGAGTTTGTCTGCTAGGCTAATTCCGGTCTACTCATCAGCACGACAATTCATGAGTTCTACTCTCAAGAGCCAAATTCAACAATTTTATGACGCCTCGTCCGGTTTGTGGGAACAAGTATGGGGCGAACACATGCACCACGGCTACTACGGCCCTACTGGCAAAGAGAAAAAAGAACGGCGTCAGGCACAAATTGACCTGATTGAGGAAATGCTCAACTGGGCAGAGGTAAGCAACTTAGGGACAACCCCAAAACCTTGTCCAAAAATTCTCGATGTCGGTTGTGGCATCGGCGGCAGTTCCCTTTACCTAGCACAAAAGTTTAATACTCAAGCTACAGGGATTACTTTAAGTCCAGTGCAAGCATCAAGAGCAACCCAACGAGCACAAGAAGCGGGGTTAGGGACAGAGGTTCAGTTCCAAGTTGCCGATGCCCTAGAGATGCCCTTCGCCGATCACTCGTTTGATTTAGTTTGGTCGATGGAAAGCGGCGAACACATGCCGGATAAGGAAAAATTTCTCCAAGAGTGTTACCGAGTACTCAAACCAGGCGGAACTTTCCTGATGGCAACGTGGTGTCATCGCCCCATAACGCCCGCAACGGGAGAGTTAACGGCGGATGAAAAGCGGCATTTAGAGGAAATATACCGAGTTTACTGCTTGCCGTATGTCATTTCGCTGCCGGAGTATGAAGCGATCGCCCAAAGTCTCCCTCTGCAAAACATTCGTACCGCTGATTGGTCGGATGCCGTTGCACCCTTTTGGGATATCGTAATTAATTCAGCATTTGACCCTAAAGTGATTGTCGGCTTGTTTCAAAGCGGTTGGAGCACGATACAGGCTGCATTATCCTTAGGATTGATGAGCCGGGGCTACCGAAGTGGATTGATTCGGTTTGGGTTACTGTGTGGCAATAAGTAATCCCATAGCTATAGCAAAAGGCAGGAGGCAGAAGGCTTTTTACTGGTACGTGGTCGTTTACAGCCGTTCAATCTGTCCTAAGCTTTATGGCGACAGCTATAGATGAGAAAACTAGAAATTTCTTTCTTTGCTCCCCCACTCTCCCCCTCTCCCTAATTTTTAGAGTTTTTTCGGGGCGATCGCCTGGAATTGTTCTGCCTCTAACAAAAGCGGATTAATATCATACCAGCGTCCTCGGTCGTCTTCGTATTCCAAAACAAACCGCGATCGCCGTAAAATTTCATCTGCTGCTTCTTCCGTCAAACGATGCTCTTTCGCCACGCGCACAAGCAACTCCCATTCGTGATTATCGACGGCAAAAGCCAAGCTATTGCGACTTTCTCGAATCACGGCTTCCACAGAAGTTCGTGATAAAGGTAGTTCTCCTTCTTCCAGACATCGATAAAGCATCTCTTGCAACGTCCCCACATTTCCGCCACTAATGCGGCACAGTCGGTCTAGGGTTTCTGGAGAGTCAAAAACGTCTGTAATCCTCTTGAGGCGTTCCTCTGGCTGAAGTTTGGGAAAAGCTCGAACTAAAACCATCTGCCGTAGGAGTCCCATCCCCTGCTCACAGTCACGACCATCCCGGTGCTGTACGGGAATCATGGGTAGTAGGATGGGGGTCACACCAAAGCGCTGCTGGAGAACAACATATTCCTCCGAGAAAACCAATCCCAGAGGAAATGTATAGACTACATGGCAGCTAAGTTCACGTAGCTGCGCCGCTTGCTCAATAAAGAGGTTTTCGTATTGGTGGCATCCCCAGACGTTGCGGGGACTGTCTAAGCGGTCTAAGCCATCTATAATCACGACTAAGCCCTTTTTGCCCTGGCTTTGAAGCTGTTCGATCGCAGGTGCCAACAATTTTTCATTGATGGCTGCCACAAGCGTATAGTTACAGCTTGCCAAAATATGCCGGAGGTACTTGCGAAGCTTGACACTACTTTTCAGGACAGGGATTAACTTACCCAGTCCTAAGGAGGTTGGGGAAATTTCTGGTAACTCTGAGAGGGCACTGAGTAGATCAGTAGAGAATGTTTCTGAGATATTGATGTTCAAGGCTTCCAAGCTTTGAATGATGCGCTGGGCGATCACCATCATCAGAATCTCAATATCTAAATCTGCCAAATCCACATCGTCCTTGGCATCGAAATAAACGACATGAAATAATTCCTGTTCTAGTTCTGTCTTGAGCTGAAGTAACTCTACCGTTTTGCCAGTGCCGATGTAACCCGTAAATAACTGGCAAGTTGCCATCACTAAGGGGGCACACCGAATTTTTTCTTTCATCGCTCCCATGACTCTCAGACCCCGTACAGGTGAGTAATTGAGTTGATAGGGTTGATGATTATCACTATCACTCAAAATCTGACTAGGGTTACAGGCTTTGTAAAACCGATGGATATCTTGAGTCATGGTTTAGTTGGAAGTCCAGGAAGATCAAAGGACGGTTCCCTTATACACGAGTTCTTCGTCCCTTTCCGGTCAACTGGTCTCACTAATTGCCAATCGAGGATTTATGGGAGCATCCCAAAAGCGCACATTAAAAAAACGGTGAGGAAAGTTTCTCTCTAAAGGCTCCCCGACTCCCCCGACTTCCCCGTCCTCGCATGATCTCCGGCTCAGCTTCTTAACGGAATCTCCCTTGGAAAACCATTGGAAATTCCAATTCTAAAATCACCGGATTTCCTTGCTTCCCATCTGGCTCTATTTTATAGTGCAATAAATAGAAATACAGCACTATTAATACGTACTAAGCAGGGGTAAAGGCATGTCAGTTACACCGATCAAGGACTCTTTCAAAAAACAAGGGCAAAAAAGGCATCCCTCGGAG of the Allocoleopsis franciscana PCC 7113 genome contains:
- a CDS encoding methyltransferase domain-containing protein, with protein sequence MSSTLKSQIQQFYDASSGLWEQVWGEHMHHGYYGPTGKEKKERRQAQIDLIEEMLNWAEVSNLGTTPKPCPKILDVGCGIGGSSLYLAQKFNTQATGITLSPVQASRATQRAQEAGLGTEVQFQVADALEMPFADHSFDLVWSMESGEHMPDKEKFLQECYRVLKPGGTFLMATWCHRPITPATGELTADEKRHLEEIYRVYCLPYVISLPEYEAIAQSLPLQNIRTADWSDAVAPFWDIVINSAFDPKVIVGLFQSGWSTIQAALSLGLMSRGYRSGLIRFGLLCGNK
- a CDS encoding TrkH family potassium uptake protein, with translation MTISRTICLGFLAVITVGTFLLMLPISTSAGTWNDPLVALFTTTSAVCVTGHIVVDTGTYFSFWGQLFILILIQMGGLGYMTTTTFLILLVGYRFELRHKRAIQEELSRPGLQDSAQLIRSIIATIIIFEITGIFLLLPVFAPKYGLDYGLWLSIFHSVSAWNNAGFSLFSDNLIGYKSSVTVNLVITSLIIFGGIGYQVIIETYLGVRDRFRKEPKRINFSLNFKVVTSTTLILLIVGTIAIFLTELNNPQTLGSLNFKDQLLAAWFQSVVPRTAGFNSVDYSKMTTAALFLTIGLMFIGGSPGGTAGGIKTTTLRVLTSCTRSILQGKEEVHLYERQVAINLVLKAVGVLLGSATTVIISTMLITLTDPNVEFIRILFEVVSGFCTVGLSTGITAGLSAGAKLVLIATMYIGRVGVLLLMTALLGDPRPSRIQYPEENLLVG
- a CDS encoding P-loop NTPase fold protein is translated as MTQDIHRFYKACNPSQILSDSDNHQPYQLNYSPVRGLRVMGAMKEKIRCAPLVMATCQLFTGYIGTGKTVELLQLKTELEQELFHVVYFDAKDDVDLADLDIEILMMVIAQRIIQSLEALNINISETFSTDLLSALSELPEISPTSLGLGKLIPVLKSSVKLRKYLRHILASCNYTLVAAINEKLLAPAIEQLQSQGKKGLVVIIDGLDRLDSPRNVWGCHQYENLFIEQAAQLRELSCHVVYTFPLGLVFSEEYVVLQQRFGVTPILLPMIPVQHRDGRDCEQGMGLLRQMVLVRAFPKLQPEERLKRITDVFDSPETLDRLCRISGGNVGTLQEMLYRCLEEGELPLSRTSVEAVIRESRNSLAFAVDNHEWELLVRVAKEHRLTEEAADEILRRSRFVLEYEDDRGRWYDINPLLLEAEQFQAIAPKKL